One Coprobacter fastidiosus genomic window, AATCCGGAAGATGATATCTTAGTCCATATCAATCGAGATCATATACAATTACTTCCGAATACATCGGGAGTCCGTGATGCAGAGGAGGCAGTACTTGCTGCACAATTAGCAAGAGAAGCATTCGGAACTAATTTTATAAAATTAGAAATACATCCCGATCCGAAATATTTATTACCAGACCCCATAGAAACACTGAAAGCAACCGAGGTGTTAGCGAAAATGGGGTTTGTCGTATTGCCTTACATTCAAGCCGATCCGGTACTATGCAAACGGTTAGAAGAAGCAGGTGCTGCTACTGTGATGCCTTTAGGTGCTCCTATCGGAACGAACAAAGGCATCATTACCCGGGATCTCATTGAAATTATCATAGAACAAAGCAATATCCCTGTCGTTATAGATGCAGGTATCGGAGCTCCATCACATGCTGCAGAAGCTATGGAGATGGGGGCAGATGCTGTACTTGTAAATACAGCAATCGCAATCGCAGGAAATCCTGAGCAAATGGCTTTAGCTTTCAAACAAGCCGTAGAAGCCGGACGGTTAGCTTATGAATCAGGA contains:
- a CDS encoding thiazole synthase, producing MNKLVIGGREFNSRLFVGTGKFSSNPLMEKAIIASGSEMVTVAMKRVDMQNPEDDILVHINRDHIQLLPNTSGVRDAEEAVLAAQLAREAFGTNFIKLEIHPDPKYLLPDPIETLKATEVLAKMGFVVLPYIQADPVLCKRLEEAGAATVMPLGAPIGTNKGIITRDLIEIIIEQSNIPVVIDAGIGAPSHAAEAMEMGADAVLVNTAIAIAGNPEQMALAFKQAVEAGRLAYESGLGVQRRHAEASSPLTSFLD